The following are encoded together in the Argopecten irradians isolate NY chromosome 5, Ai_NY, whole genome shotgun sequence genome:
- the LOC138322934 gene encoding geranylgeranyl pyrophosphate synthase-like — translation MSSQSFEQTTEQVLLEPYKYICQIPGKKVRGKLAEAFNHWLNIPPEKLAIIGEATQMLHNASLLIDDIEDSSKLRRGIPVAHSIYGVPHTINSANYVYFLGLQKVLKLEHPEATKVFTEQLLELHRGQGMDIYWRDAIICPTEDEYKAMVTKKTGGLFGLAVRLMQLFSENKSDLKPVLDVLGLYFQIRDDYANLISKEYEANKSYCEDLTEGKFSFPIIHGIRSSPDNNQVLSILRQKTTDNDVKKYCVEVLEKLGSFVYTRTVLEELEARLLNLIEDQGGNPILVSLVNELRKVYRNGQ, via the exons ATGTCGTcccaatcatttgaacaaacaacaGAGCAA GTGTTATTGGAACCATACAAATACATTTGTCAAATTCCTGGTAAAAAAGTAAGGGGCAAACTTGCAGAG GCATTCAACCACTGGCTCAACATACCACCAGAAAAGCTAGCAATTATAGGGGAGGCAACCCAGATGTTACACAATGCTAGTTTATT aaTAGATGATATAGAAGATAGTTCAAAATTAAGACGAGGCATTCCAG TTGCACACAGTATATACGGTGTACCACACACCATCAACTCTGCTAACTATGTATACTTCCTGGGACTACAGAAAGTGTTAAAACTGGAGCATCCAGAGGCAACCAAAGTCTTCACAG AACAACTGTTGGAGCTCCACCGTGGACAGGGCATGGATATATACTGGAGGGACGCCATCATCTGTCCCACGGAGGATGAGTACAAAGCCATGGTCACTAAAA AGACTGGTGGACTATTTGGCCTGGCAGTCCGACTGATGCAGCTGTTTAGTGAGAACAAGAG tgACCTCAAACCAGTATTAGACGTGTTGGGACTTTACTTCCAAATCAGAGACGATTATGCTAATCTGATATCCAAAGAG TATGAAGCAAATAAAAGTTACTGTGAGGATCTGACGGAGGGTAAATTCTCATTCCCGATCATCCATGGGATCCGATCTAGTCCAGACAACAACCAAGTCCTCA GCATATTACGACAGAAAACAACTGACAATGATGTAAAGAAATACTGTGTGGAGGTTTTAGAAAAGTTAGGATCTTTTGTTTACACCAGAACGGTACTTGAAGAACTAGAAGCAAG